The stretch of DNA TGAATATTGAATGTATCAGAAGGCCCTGGCTCGAGGTCACCGAAGGCACCGAGGTCCGGTTCATCCGCGACAGGGAAAAAGACGCGATCATACTCCTGGGTTAGAGAGATATGCGGGCCAGAAAGATTCTGCTGGATTCACTTGCGGCCGCGATGGCGGACGAATGGGTTGACAAGAACAGGAAGCCCTTCGTCTCCGGCGATACGGCATATGTCCCGGTAAGAACAGGCTATCCGGCCGACACACAGCTCGACGAAAGACGACCCTACAGGGGAAGGGGATACCAGATGATCGGCGATATCGCGGTCTTCCACGGTGAGAGGCCGGATGATTCCGACCTGAAGGGTCTTATCGAATGGAAGAATCCCCGTGCCGTCCTGTACATAAAGAATTACAGGGAGATCATGCGGCTCCCTGAGGCGGAGACGCTCTACGGCGAGTCGTGCGACGTTCTTCACAGGGAGGAAGGATACAGCTTCAGGCTCGATCCCTCGAAGGTGATGTTTGCGCAGGGCAACCGCGAGGAGAAGAAGAGGATGGCAGAGTATGTCGGCATGGCTCCCACAGGGGAGAGGGTCGCCGACATGTTCGCGGGGATCGGGTATTTCACGATCCCGATGGCAAAGGCCGGGGCATTCGTACACGCGATGGAGATCAATCCGGTTTCATTCGGTTACCTCAAGGAGAATATTGCCGAAAACTGTGTCGGCGAAAACGTCACGGCAGAGAACGGGGACTGCCGGGATCTCCTGAAAGGCGAATATGACAGGGCTGTGATGGGCCATTTCGATGCACCTTCGATGCTCGGCAATATCCTCCCGCATATGAAAAGCGGCGGAACGATCCATCTCCACGCAATCGACGGCGGCACTG from Methanolacinia petrolearia DSM 11571 encodes:
- a CDS encoding class I SAM-dependent methyltransferase → MRARKILLDSLAAAMADEWVDKNRKPFVSGDTAYVPVRTGYPADTQLDERRPYRGRGYQMIGDIAVFHGERPDDSDLKGLIEWKNPRAVLYIKNYREIMRLPEAETLYGESCDVLHREEGYSFRLDPSKVMFAQGNREEKKRMAEYVGMAPTGERVADMFAGIGYFTIPMAKAGAFVHAMEINPVSFGYLKENIAENCVGENVTAENGDCRDLLKGEYDRAVMGHFDAPSMLGNILPHMKSGGTIHLHAIDGGTGDGNDKIIDAAGEYGFSATVTLRKVKKYSPGSWHTVQDVRLE